In the genome of Streptomyces collinus, one region contains:
- the pcaDC gene encoding bifunctional 3-oxoadipate enol-lactonase/4-carboxymuconolactone decarboxylase PcaDC, translating to MTLLNHRAEGPSSAPPLLLGPSLGTSYALWDEVAPELSISHRVVRWDLPGHGGSAAGLIKAGATVGDLAGLVLALADSLGIERFGYAGVSLGGAVGLHLAVHHPERLSSLAVICSSAHFNGSRPWEERAALVRREGLAALAENADARWFAGDFTVPRLVRDHRDADPEAYAACCDALAAFDLRDRLAEIAVPTLLVAGREDPATPPSHLREIADAVPGATLVELPGASHLAPAQCPEAVLTALRAHLGQGASRGMAVRREVLGDAHVDRAQDRQTPFTARFQDFISRYAWGEIWTDPTLSRRERSMITLTALVAHGHYDELAMHVRAARRNGLTPEEIGAVLLQTAVYCGVPAANSAFATAQRVLAEEDGTS from the coding sequence TTGACCCTCCTGAACCACCGTGCCGAAGGCCCCTCCTCCGCTCCCCCGCTGCTGCTCGGGCCCTCACTCGGCACGTCGTACGCCCTGTGGGACGAGGTGGCGCCCGAGCTGTCGATCAGCCATCGGGTGGTCCGCTGGGACCTGCCGGGGCACGGCGGTTCGGCGGCCGGCCTCATCAAGGCGGGCGCGACGGTCGGCGACCTCGCCGGGCTGGTGCTGGCGCTCGCCGACTCGCTCGGCATCGAGCGATTCGGGTACGCGGGCGTGTCGCTGGGCGGGGCCGTGGGGCTGCATCTCGCCGTGCACCATCCCGAGCGGCTGTCGTCCCTGGCCGTGATCTGCTCGTCGGCGCACTTCAACGGTTCCAGGCCCTGGGAGGAGCGGGCCGCGCTGGTGCGGCGCGAGGGGCTCGCCGCTCTGGCGGAGAACGCCGACGCGCGCTGGTTCGCCGGTGACTTCACCGTGCCACGCCTGGTCCGGGACCACCGGGACGCCGACCCGGAGGCGTACGCCGCCTGCTGTGACGCGCTCGCCGCGTTCGACCTGCGGGACCGGCTCGCGGAGATCGCCGTACCGACCCTGCTGGTCGCGGGCCGCGAGGATCCGGCGACACCCCCTTCGCATCTGCGGGAGATCGCCGACGCCGTTCCGGGTGCGACGCTCGTGGAGCTGCCGGGCGCCTCGCACCTGGCGCCCGCGCAGTGCCCGGAGGCGGTGCTGACCGCCCTGCGCGCCCACCTCGGCCAGGGCGCCTCCCGGGGCATGGCGGTACGGCGCGAGGTGCTGGGCGACGCCCACGTCGACCGGGCGCAGGACCGGCAGACACCGTTCACGGCCCGCTTCCAGGACTTCATCTCGCGCTACGCCTGGGGCGAGATCTGGACCGACCCGACGCTCTCACGCCGCGAGCGCAGCATGATCACCCTCACCGCCCTGGTCGCGCACGGCCACTACGACGAGCTGGCCATGCACGTCCGCGCGGCCCGCCGCAACGGCCTCACCCCGGAGGAGATCGGCGCGGTGCTGCTCCAGACGGCGGTGTACTGCGGGGTGCCGGCGGCGAACTCGGCGTTCGCGACGGCGCAGCGGGTGCTGGCGGAGGAGGACGGCACCTCTTGA
- the pcaB gene encoding 3-carboxy-cis,cis-muconate cycloisomerase → MTSPSGDTALLAPGWAGSAAAAATGDHAYLRALLDAEAALTRAQAALGLAPAAAATAVTEAAGGAFDAVSLAGRARAGGNPVIPLVADLTKAVGEPYGPYVHRGATSQDILDTATMLVAARALDPVLADLGRTEQALARLAAEHRDTAMPGRTLTQHAVPTTFGLKAAGWRSLVLDARDRVKAVRESLPAQLGGAAGTLAAFGAYGASDPAALPEAYARELGLRAPDLPWHTLRTPIGDLAGCLAFTAGALGKVAVDVLTLSRTEIAEVAEGSGGGSSAMPHKSNPVRSTLIASAARRAPQLAATLYGSMAAEDERPAGAWHAEWEPLRDLLRLVGGAARDAAELAEGLRVRPEAMREHLDLTHGLIVSERLSAELAPVLGRARAKELLTRLAAAGRPLAEAPELTDVDLDPTHYTGSAGALTDRALERR, encoded by the coding sequence GTGACATCTCCCTCTGGTGACACCGCCCTGCTCGCCCCCGGGTGGGCCGGTTCGGCGGCCGCGGCGGCCACCGGCGACCACGCGTATCTGCGGGCGCTGCTGGACGCGGAGGCCGCGCTGACCCGCGCGCAGGCCGCCCTGGGGCTCGCCCCGGCCGCGGCGGCGACGGCGGTGACCGAGGCAGCCGGCGGCGCCTTCGACGCGGTCTCCCTCGCCGGGCGGGCCCGGGCGGGCGGCAACCCCGTCATCCCGCTGGTAGCGGATCTCACGAAGGCCGTGGGCGAGCCGTACGGCCCCTACGTCCACCGGGGCGCGACCAGCCAGGACATCCTGGACACGGCGACGATGCTGGTCGCCGCACGGGCCCTCGACCCGGTCCTCGCCGACCTGGGCCGCACCGAACAGGCCCTCGCCCGGCTGGCCGCCGAGCACCGCGACACCGCGATGCCGGGGCGGACCCTCACCCAGCACGCCGTACCGACCACGTTCGGCCTGAAGGCGGCCGGGTGGCGGTCGCTGGTGCTGGACGCGCGGGACCGGGTGAAGGCCGTCCGGGAGTCGTTGCCCGCCCAACTCGGCGGTGCGGCGGGGACGCTGGCGGCCTTCGGGGCGTACGGCGCGAGCGATCCGGCCGCGCTGCCGGAGGCGTACGCCCGGGAACTCGGGCTGCGGGCGCCCGATCTGCCCTGGCACACCCTGCGGACGCCGATCGGCGATCTCGCCGGATGCCTGGCCTTCACCGCCGGGGCGCTCGGCAAGGTCGCCGTGGACGTCCTGACGCTGTCGCGCACCGAGATCGCCGAAGTCGCCGAGGGCAGCGGCGGGGGTTCGTCCGCCATGCCGCACAAGTCCAATCCCGTACGGTCCACCCTGATCGCCTCCGCAGCGCGGCGGGCACCGCAGCTCGCGGCCACGCTGTACGGGTCCATGGCCGCCGAGGACGAGCGTCCGGCCGGGGCCTGGCACGCCGAGTGGGAGCCGCTGCGGGACCTCCTGCGGCTGGTCGGCGGGGCCGCCCGGGACGCCGCCGAACTGGCGGAGGGACTGCGGGTCAGGCCCGAGGCCATGCGTGAACACCTGGACCTCACCCACGGGTTGATCGTCTCCGAGCGGCTGTCCGCCGAACTGGCCCCGGTGCTGGGCCGGGCCCGCGCCAAGGAACTCCTCACCCGGCTGGCCGCGGCGGGGCGCCCGCTCGCCGAGGCGCCGGAACTGACGGACGTCGACCTCGACCCGACCCACTACACGGGCTCCGCCGGGGCCCTCACCGACCGTGCCCTGGAGCGACGTTGA
- the pcaG gene encoding protocatechuate 3,4-dioxygenase subunit alpha: protein MTRIDTSRPDSVLPTPSHTVGPFYGHALPFRGGEDIAPLGHPDTVTVHGYVTDGEGDPLPDALIELWGPDPDGNLPTADGSMRRDPASGGFLGRNGVEFTGWGRIQTDANGHWYARTLRPGARGRNAPYLSVCVFARGLLVHLYTRIYLPGDAAVLATDPLLSGLEDARRDTLIAAEEGDGTYRFDIRLQGEGETVFLEFQ from the coding sequence ATGACGAGGATCGACACCAGCCGGCCGGACAGCGTGCTGCCCACCCCCTCGCACACCGTCGGCCCGTTCTACGGCCACGCCCTGCCGTTCCGCGGGGGCGAGGACATCGCGCCCCTCGGCCATCCGGACACGGTCACCGTGCACGGATACGTCACCGACGGCGAGGGCGACCCGCTGCCGGACGCCCTGATCGAGCTGTGGGGCCCGGACCCCGACGGCAACCTGCCGACGGCCGACGGCTCGATGCGGCGTGACCCGGCCTCGGGCGGCTTCCTCGGGCGCAACGGCGTGGAGTTCACGGGCTGGGGGCGGATCCAGACCGACGCGAACGGCCACTGGTACGCGCGGACGCTGCGGCCCGGCGCCCGCGGGCGGAACGCCCCGTACCTCAGCGTGTGCGTGTTCGCGCGGGGGCTGCTCGTGCACCTGTACACCCGGATCTACCTGCCCGGCGACGCGGCGGTGCTCGCCACCGATCCGCTGCTGTCCGGGCTGGAGGACGCCCGCCGCGACACGCTGATCGCCGCGGAGGAGGGGGACGGCACGTACCGTTTCGACATCCGCCTTCAGGGCGAAGGCGAGACGGTCTTCCTGGAGTTCCAGTGA
- the pcaH gene encoding protocatechuate 3,4-dioxygenase subunit beta — MTLTQHDIDQEIAAKHAAYGKRLADGGPVEHQPRRDYAPYRSSVLRHPKQPPVTIDAGKDPELVELFSPAFGERDITDIDNDLTRQHAGEPIGERITVSGRLLDRDGRPVRGQLVEIWQANSAGRYAHQREQHDAPLDPNFTGVGRTLTDDDGRYRFTTVQPGPYPWRQHVNAWRPAHIHFSLFGTAFTQRLVTQMYFPSDPLFPYDPIIQSVTDDAARQRLVATYDHSLSVPEFSMGYHWDIVLDGPQATWIEEGR, encoded by the coding sequence ATGACTCTCACGCAACACGACATCGACCAGGAGATCGCAGCCAAGCACGCCGCGTACGGGAAGCGCCTCGCCGACGGCGGGCCCGTCGAGCACCAGCCGCGCCGCGACTACGCGCCGTACCGGTCCTCGGTGCTCCGGCACCCCAAGCAGCCGCCGGTCACGATCGACGCCGGCAAGGACCCCGAGCTGGTGGAGCTGTTCTCCCCCGCCTTCGGGGAGCGGGACATCACCGACATCGACAACGACCTCACCCGGCAGCACGCCGGGGAGCCCATCGGTGAGCGCATCACCGTCTCCGGCCGGCTCCTGGACCGCGACGGCCGCCCGGTGCGCGGCCAGCTCGTGGAGATCTGGCAGGCCAACTCGGCGGGCCGCTACGCCCATCAGCGCGAGCAGCACGACGCGCCGCTGGACCCCAACTTCACCGGTGTGGGGCGCACGCTCACCGACGACGACGGCCGGTACCGCTTCACCACCGTCCAGCCGGGCCCGTACCCGTGGCGCCAGCACGTCAACGCCTGGCGGCCCGCGCACATCCACTTCTCGCTGTTCGGCACGGCGTTCACCCAGCGGCTCGTGACGCAGATGTACTTCCCGAGCGACCCGCTGTTCCCCTACGACCCGATCATCCAGTCCGTGACGGACGACGCGGCCCGCCAGCGACTGGTCGCGACGTACGACCACAGCCTGTCGGTGCCGGAGTTCTCGATGGGCTACCACTGGGACATCGTGCTGGACGGCCCGCAGGCCACCTGGATCGAAGAAGGGCGCTGA
- a CDS encoding thiolase family protein gives MKDVYIVDAVRTPVGRYNGSLASVRPDDLAAHAVRELLARTPELDPARVEDVYFGNANGAGEENRNVGRMAALLAGLPTSVPGMTVNRLCASGLEAVIQAARAIALGDASVVLAGGVESMTRAPYVLPKSDKAFPAGHTELYSTTLGWRMVNPRMEPQWTIPLGESAELIADKHKIGREQQDEFALRSHEKAARAQAEGLFDAELASVAIPQRKGEPVVFATDECVRPDASLAAMARLKPSFRAEGGTVTAGNASPLNDGASALLLVDEEGLRATGREPLARVRAPGVSATDPHYFGLAPVEAVNRALVKAGRGFDDLSVLELNEAFAAQVLGCVAEWPEFDPSILNPQGGAIALGHPLGASGARLAGTVAHQLARRGSGVGVATLCIGVGQGLALVLER, from the coding sequence GTGAAGGACGTCTACATCGTCGACGCGGTCCGCACGCCCGTCGGCCGCTACAACGGAAGCCTCGCGAGCGTGCGTCCGGACGACCTGGCCGCGCACGCCGTCCGCGAACTCCTCGCCCGCACACCGGAACTGGACCCGGCCCGGGTCGAGGACGTGTACTTCGGCAACGCCAACGGGGCCGGCGAGGAGAACCGCAACGTCGGCCGGATGGCCGCGCTGCTCGCCGGTCTGCCCACGTCCGTGCCGGGCATGACGGTCAACCGGCTCTGCGCGTCCGGCCTGGAGGCCGTGATCCAGGCGGCCCGGGCCATCGCCCTCGGCGACGCGTCCGTCGTGCTGGCCGGCGGCGTCGAGTCCATGACCCGCGCGCCGTACGTCCTGCCGAAGAGCGACAAGGCCTTCCCGGCCGGGCACACCGAGCTGTACTCGACGACGCTCGGCTGGCGGATGGTCAACCCGCGCATGGAGCCGCAGTGGACGATCCCGCTGGGCGAGTCGGCCGAACTCATCGCGGACAAGCACAAGATCGGCCGGGAGCAGCAGGACGAGTTCGCCCTGCGCAGCCACGAGAAGGCGGCGCGGGCGCAGGCCGAGGGCCTGTTCGACGCCGAGCTGGCGTCCGTGGCGATCCCGCAGCGCAAGGGCGAGCCGGTGGTCTTCGCCACCGACGAGTGCGTCCGTCCGGACGCCTCCCTGGCGGCGATGGCCAGGCTGAAGCCGTCCTTCCGCGCGGAGGGCGGCACGGTGACGGCGGGCAACGCCTCGCCCCTGAACGACGGCGCGTCGGCACTGCTGCTCGTCGACGAGGAGGGGCTGAGGGCGACGGGCCGCGAGCCGCTCGCCCGCGTCCGTGCGCCGGGTGTCTCGGCGACCGACCCGCACTACTTCGGGTTGGCGCCCGTGGAGGCGGTCAACCGGGCGCTGGTCAAGGCGGGCAGGGGGTTCGACGACCTGTCCGTGCTGGAGCTGAACGAGGCGTTCGCGGCTCAGGTGCTGGGGTGTGTGGCCGAGTGGCCCGAGTTCGACCCGTCGATCCTCAATCCGCAGGGCGGAGCGATCGCGCTGGGGCATCCGCTCGGTGCGTCCGGGGCCCGGCTCGCCGGGACGGTCGCCCATCAGCTCGCTCGGCGGGGCAGCGGCGTCGGTGTCGCCACGCTGTGCATCGGGGTGGGCCAGGGGCTCGCCCTCGTCCTCGAACGCTAG